In Primulina huaijiensis isolate GDHJ02 chromosome 6, ASM1229523v2, whole genome shotgun sequence, a single window of DNA contains:
- the LOC140979959 gene encoding beta-amylase 8, whose product MISSVNCQPSGLRIDESLSPASLDSAVAERDVNLRNCAFASALPSSESLESRKLVQEVVYEEHGNGPSGTSFIPVYVKLSTGLINNYCQLMDPEGIKEEIHYLKSLCVDGVVVDCWWGIVEGWTPQKYEWAGYRELFNIIQEFGMKLQVVMAFHEHGGYGSGFISLPQWILEIGKINQDIFFTDREGRRNTECLSWGIDKKRVLRGRTGIEVYYDFMRSFRTEFDDLFIKGLISAVEIGVGPSGELKYPSFSERMGWRYPGIGEFQCYDKYSLQDLGKAATLRGHTVWARGPENAGYYNSKPQETGFFGENGDYDSYYGRFFLQWYSQVLLDHADIVLSLARLAFEEIQIVVKIPAVFWWCKTTSHAAELTAGYYNCANRDGYSRVFDMLKKHAVTMNFVVSGALASCNEIEEASSDHEGLSWQILNSAWDQGLSVAGQNAQPCYDKEGFTRLVETAKPRNHPDGRHFSFFSFQQHSPLFQRTACFTKIECFIKRMHGELS is encoded by the exons ATGATATCATCGGTTAATTGTCAGCCTTCTGGTCTGAGAATTGATGAGAGTTTATCACCTGCATCTCTTGATTCTGCTGTCGCAGAGAGGGATGTGAACCTTCGTAATTGTGCATTTGCAAGTGCCTTACCTTCTTCTGAATCTTTGGAGTCCAGAAAG CTTGTGCAAGAGGTTGTCTATGAGGAGCATGGGAATGGTCCTTCTGGAACCTCCTTTATCCCTGTGTATGTGAAGCTTTCT ACTGGGTTGATCAATAATTATTGCCAGCTGATGGATCCTGAAGGTATTAAGGAGGAGATACATTATTTGAAGTCTTTGTGTGTTGATGGTGTTGTTGTAGATTGCTGGTGGGGCATTGTGGAAGGGTGGACACCTCAAAAATATGAATGGGCAGGATACAGGGAACTTTTTAACATTATCCAGGAATTTGGGATGAAATTGCAG GTGGTAATGGCATTTCATGAACATGGAGGATATGGTTCTGGGTTCATATCCCTGCCTCAATGGATTTTGGAGATTGGAAAAATCAATCAAGATATATTCTTCACAGATCGTGAAGGCAGGAGAAATACTGAGTGCCTTTCATGGGGAATCGACAAGAAAAGAGTATTGAGGGGAAGAACTGGCATAGAG GTGTATTATGATTTCATGAGAAGCTTTCGAacagaatttgatgatttattcATTAAAGGCCTCATATCTGCCGTTGAAATTGGGGTAGGACCCTCGGGGGAGCTGAAGTACCCTTCGTTTTCAGAGAGGATGGGTTGGAGATATCCTGGTATTGGTGAGTTTCAG TGTTATGATAAATATTCTCTACAAGATCTTGGAAAAGCTGCAACACTCCGGGGACACACTGTTTGGGCAAGGGGACCAGAAAATGCTGGTTATTATAATTCTAAGCCACAGGAAACGGGTTTCTTTGGTGAAAATGGTGATTATGATAGCTACTATGGACGCTTCTTCCTCCAATGGTATTCTCAGGTTTTATTGGATCATGCTGATATTGTTCTATCCCTAGCACGCCTTGCATTTGAGGAAATACAAATTGTTGTCAAG ATTCCAGCTGTTTTCTGGTGGTGCAAGACAACAAGCCATGCTGCAGAGCTCACTGCTGGGTACTATAACTGTGCCAACCGGGATGGATATTCTCGGGTGTTTGACATGCTGAAAAAGCACGCTGTGACAATGAATTTTGTAGTCTCAGGAGCACTGGCTTCGTGTAATGAAATAGAAGAGGCATCGTCAGACCATGAAGGCTTGAGTTGGCAG ATTCTCAACTCAGCTTGGGACCAAGGGCTCAGTGTTGCTGGTCAGAACGCGCAACCATGTTATGATAAAGAAGGATTCACGAGACTGGTTGAGACTGCGAAACCAAGAAACCATCCTGATGGCCGccacttttctttcttttcatttCAGCAACATTCGCCTCTGTTTCAAAGAACTGCATGCTTCACAAAAATTGAATGCTTCATTAAAAGGATGCACGGTGAGCTTTCCTGA